One Citricoccus sp. K5 DNA window includes the following coding sequences:
- a CDS encoding aminotransferase class I/II-fold pyridoxal phosphate-dependent enzyme: MPAARQPDRRGAVPRVSARIPVTPRNPPSIFETMTRLARHHGAVNLGQGFPDADGPEWVRALAAEAIVTGRADGVAHANQYAPGRGDPALRRAVADHQHRHYGLEVDPDREVLVTTGATEGIAAALLALVQPGDEVLAFEPYYDSYAAVAALAGARFVTVPLTAPDFQPDLEALESAITGHTRILLLNTPHNPTGAVIPPAVLSRIVALCARHDVLILSDEVYEHLVYEGRHHPVASVPGGWERTLTVSSAGKSYSLTGWKVGWLTGPADLVESVYSVKQFLTYSSGPAYQAAIARALPEGDGFLAEQRDRYRSARDALVAGLSSAGLEPVVPAAGYFTVTDLAGLGVDDAQAAAVVLAERAGVVGIPVGALCGPPAHPGDPAPFGSWMRWAFCKSPEVLTEAVARLQGLGRALSG; encoded by the coding sequence ATGCCCGCCGCACGACAGCCGGACCGCCGAGGTGCCGTCCCCCGCGTATCCGCACGAATCCCCGTCACACCACGCAACCCGCCCTCGATCTTTGAGACCATGACCCGGTTGGCGCGCCACCACGGCGCGGTCAACCTGGGGCAGGGCTTCCCGGACGCCGACGGCCCGGAGTGGGTGCGGGCCCTGGCCGCCGAGGCGATCGTCACCGGCCGGGCGGACGGAGTCGCCCACGCCAACCAGTACGCGCCGGGCCGGGGCGACCCCGCGCTCCGCCGGGCGGTAGCGGATCACCAGCACCGCCACTATGGGCTGGAGGTGGACCCGGACCGCGAGGTCCTGGTGACCACGGGTGCCACCGAGGGCATCGCCGCGGCGCTGCTGGCCCTCGTGCAGCCCGGCGATGAGGTCCTGGCCTTCGAGCCGTACTACGACTCCTATGCGGCCGTCGCGGCCCTGGCCGGCGCCCGGTTCGTCACCGTGCCGCTCACGGCACCGGATTTCCAACCGGATCTCGAGGCCCTGGAGTCGGCCATCACCGGGCACACCCGGATCCTGCTGCTGAACACGCCGCACAATCCCACCGGGGCCGTGATCCCGCCCGCAGTCCTCTCCCGGATCGTGGCGCTCTGTGCGCGGCACGACGTCCTCATCCTCAGCGACGAGGTCTACGAGCACCTGGTGTACGAGGGCCGCCACCACCCCGTCGCCTCCGTGCCCGGCGGGTGGGAGCGCACGCTGACGGTCTCCTCCGCGGGCAAGAGCTACTCCCTCACCGGGTGGAAGGTCGGGTGGCTCACCGGTCCCGCAGATCTCGTGGAGTCGGTGTACTCGGTCAAGCAGTTCCTCACCTACTCCTCCGGCCCCGCCTACCAGGCGGCCATCGCCCGGGCCCTGCCGGAGGGCGATGGGTTCCTGGCCGAACAGCGCGACCGCTACCGCTCCGCCCGTGACGCCCTGGTGGCCGGCTTGAGCTCGGCCGGACTCGAGCCCGTGGTGCCGGCTGCCGGGTACTTCACCGTGACCGACCTGGCCGGCCTCGGCGTGGACGACGCGCAGGCCGCAGCCGTGGTGCTGGCCGAGCGGGCCGGCGTCGTGGGCATCCCGGTGGGGGCTCTGTGCGGGCCGCCGGCACACCCGGGCGATCCTGCTCCGTTCGGATCCTGGATGCGGTGGGCCTTCTGCAAGTCGCCCGAGGTGCTGACCGAGGCGGTGGCCCGGCTACAGGGGCTGGGCCGGGCCCTCTCCGGCTGA
- the coaD gene encoding pantetheine-phosphate adenylyltransferase, which produces MRRAVCPGSFDPLHHGHVEVIARATNLFDDVIVAVSTNYAKKYRFDVDTRIEMIRETVSSLQGISVVPMGEGLLAEFCRKAGANAIIKGLRNTADLEYEMPMAAMNRHLTGVETVFLPTDSRYAHLSSTLIKEVSQLGGDVSEFVPRAVMRRLNES; this is translated from the coding sequence ATGCGTCGAGCCGTCTGCCCCGGATCCTTTGACCCTCTGCACCACGGCCACGTGGAGGTGATTGCACGGGCCACCAATCTCTTCGATGACGTCATCGTGGCCGTCTCCACGAACTACGCGAAGAAGTACCGGTTCGACGTGGACACCAGGATCGAGATGATCCGGGAGACCGTCTCCTCGCTCCAGGGGATCTCCGTGGTGCCCATGGGGGAGGGGTTGCTCGCCGAGTTCTGCCGCAAGGCCGGTGCCAACGCCATCATCAAGGGCCTGCGCAACACCGCTGATCTGGAGTACGAGATGCCGATGGCGGCGATGAACCGGCACCTGACCGGCGTGGAGACCGTGTTCCTGCCCACTGACAGCCGCTATGCGCACCTGTCCTCCACCCTCATCAAGGAAGTGAGCCAGCTCGGGGGGGACGTCTCAGAGTTCGTGCCGCGGGCAGTCATGCGGCGGCTGAACGAGTCGTGA
- the galU gene encoding UTP--glucose-1-phosphate uridylyltransferase GalU has protein sequence MTERSQNPRTKKAIIPAAGLGTRFLPATKAMPKEMLPVVDKPAIQYVVAEAKAAGLKDLLMITGRSKRALEDHFDRVPALERSLELKGDFGKLGKIQEATNLGNIHYVRQNDAKGLGHAVWCAKQHVGREPFAVLLGDDLIDEKENLLERMIDVQQEKGGSVIALMEVPRENISAYGVAEVSTVEGGPEDVVRVTGLVEKPPVEEAPSSLAVIGRYVLDPAVFDILERTEPGRGNEIQLTDALQVLAEGQGEGFGVHAVVFSGKRYDTGDKLSYLKAVIELASAREDLGPALRPWLKEFVAEL, from the coding sequence ATGACTGAGCGCTCGCAGAATCCTCGCACCAAGAAGGCCATCATTCCCGCTGCCGGACTGGGGACCCGGTTCCTGCCGGCCACGAAGGCCATGCCCAAGGAGATGCTCCCGGTGGTGGACAAGCCGGCCATCCAGTATGTGGTGGCCGAGGCCAAGGCCGCCGGCTTGAAGGACCTGTTGATGATCACCGGCCGCAGCAAGCGTGCCCTGGAGGACCACTTCGACCGGGTTCCCGCCCTGGAGCGCAGCCTGGAGCTGAAGGGGGACTTCGGCAAGCTGGGCAAGATCCAGGAGGCCACCAACCTCGGCAATATCCACTACGTGCGTCAGAACGACGCCAAGGGCCTGGGCCACGCGGTGTGGTGCGCCAAGCAGCACGTGGGCCGCGAGCCGTTCGCCGTGCTGCTCGGTGACGATCTGATCGACGAGAAGGAGAACCTGCTGGAGCGCATGATCGACGTCCAACAGGAGAAGGGCGGCTCGGTCATCGCCCTCATGGAGGTCCCCCGCGAGAACATCTCCGCCTACGGGGTGGCCGAGGTCTCCACGGTGGAAGGGGGGCCAGAGGACGTGGTGCGTGTCACCGGGCTCGTGGAGAAGCCCCCGGTGGAGGAGGCCCCGTCCTCTCTGGCCGTGATCGGCCGCTATGTCCTGGACCCCGCGGTCTTCGACATCCTGGAGCGCACGGAGCCCGGACGCGGCAATGAGATCCAGCTGACCGACGCCCTGCAGGTCCTGGCCGAGGGGCAGGGAGAGGGCTTCGGTGTGCACGCCGTGGTGTTCAGTGGCAAGCGCTATGACACGGGTGACAAGCTGAGCTACCTGAAGGCCGTGATCGAACTGGCCAGCGCCCGCGAGGACCTCGGCCCGGCCCTGCGTCCCTGGCTCAAGGAGTTCGTCGCGGAGCTCTGA
- a CDS encoding DUF177 domain-containing protein encodes MSASSSPTVAGAADRWVVSVKDLVRSPGSMRTLEEQWPAPEALSTPLIGIPAGSAVDVDLRLESVHEGILITGEAHAELVGECSRCLDPIQDGITVDLQELFLASAPEGGSDEERLVVHETVDLEPVLRDAVVTALPFQPVCRPGCQGLCSECGIRLEDAPDDHVHEQLDPRWAALAELTKTSESGTAGPEAKTSSDETEER; translated from the coding sequence ATGTCCGCGTCATCGTCCCCGACCGTAGCCGGTGCAGCTGACAGGTGGGTGGTCTCCGTCAAGGACCTGGTGCGCAGTCCGGGGTCCATGAGGACCCTGGAGGAGCAGTGGCCAGCCCCCGAGGCACTGTCCACTCCGCTCATCGGCATCCCGGCTGGTTCAGCCGTGGACGTCGACCTGCGTCTGGAGTCGGTCCACGAAGGCATCCTGATCACCGGTGAGGCTCACGCCGAGCTGGTGGGAGAGTGCAGTCGTTGCCTGGACCCGATCCAGGACGGGATCACCGTTGACCTGCAGGAGCTGTTCCTCGCGTCCGCCCCGGAGGGTGGGAGCGACGAAGAGCGCCTGGTGGTTCATGAGACGGTGGATCTGGAGCCAGTCCTCCGGGACGCCGTGGTCACGGCCTTGCCCTTCCAGCCGGTCTGCCGGCCGGGATGTCAGGGCCTGTGCTCCGAATGCGGCATCCGACTGGAGGACGCACCGGACGACCACGTCCACGAACAGCTGGATCCACGCTGGGCGGCCTTGGCCGAACTGACGAAGACCTCCGAGTCCGGCACCGCCGGCCCGGAGGCGAAGACCTCATCCGACGAGACAGAAGAGAGATAG
- the rpmF gene encoding 50S ribosomal protein L32, translating to MAVPKRKMSRSNTRARRSQWKATVPPLVKSVENGRVTYRLPHQAQVVTDSAGTPLFMEYKGRKVADA from the coding sequence GTGGCAGTCCCGAAGCGGAAGATGTCCCGTTCCAACACCCGTGCCCGCCGCTCCCAGTGGAAGGCCACCGTGCCCCCGCTGGTGAAGTCCGTGGAAAACGGCCGCGTCACCTACCGCCTGCCGCACCAGGCCCAGGTCGTGACCGATTCCGCCGGTACGCCGTTGTTCATGGAATACAAGGGCCGCAAGGTCGCCGACGCCTGA
- the rnc gene encoding ribonuclease III, giving the protein MPMAPRKSVQASGQQSGRRRPVQLDRPITEDLLKRLGVVIGPETLVLALTHRSYSYEQGGLPTNERLEFLGDSVLGFVVTDHLYRTYPDLAEGDLAKMRAAVVSTRALASVARTIGVGPAVLLGEGERRTRGADKDSILADTMEALIGATYMDQGLPAAHDLVHRLVIPLLADKLAMGAGTDWKTYIQEAAANGGLGPIEYRMESAGPDHDKVFTATLVVGGTPYATGTGPSKKEAERQAAAHSWDRISAAAQGAAAGTEAPAGA; this is encoded by the coding sequence GTGCCCATGGCGCCACGGAAGTCGGTCCAGGCGTCCGGACAGCAGTCCGGGCGGCGCCGGCCGGTCCAGCTGGACCGGCCGATAACTGAAGACCTGCTCAAGCGTCTCGGGGTCGTCATCGGCCCCGAGACGCTTGTGCTTGCCCTGACGCACCGCTCCTACTCCTATGAGCAGGGTGGGCTGCCCACCAACGAGCGCCTCGAGTTCCTCGGCGACTCGGTGCTCGGCTTCGTGGTGACCGACCACCTCTACCGCACCTACCCGGATCTCGCCGAGGGGGACCTGGCGAAGATGCGTGCCGCCGTCGTCTCCACCCGCGCCCTCGCCTCCGTGGCCCGCACCATCGGCGTCGGTCCAGCCGTGCTGCTCGGAGAGGGCGAACGGCGAACCCGCGGTGCGGACAAGGACTCCATCCTGGCGGACACGATGGAAGCGCTCATCGGCGCCACCTACATGGACCAGGGCCTGCCCGCCGCCCATGACCTCGTCCACCGGCTGGTCATCCCCCTGCTTGCGGACAAGCTTGCCATGGGTGCCGGCACCGACTGGAAGACCTATATCCAGGAGGCAGCTGCGAACGGTGGCCTCGGTCCCATCGAGTACCGGATGGAATCCGCCGGGCCGGACCATGACAAGGTGTTCACCGCCACCCTGGTGGTGGGCGGCACGCCCTACGCCACCGGCACCGGTCCCTCCAAGAAGGAGGCCGAACGCCAGGCCGCGGCCCATTCCTGGGACCGGATCTCGGCTGCTGCCCAGGGGGCTGCCGCCGGTACCGAGGCACCCGCCGGTGCCTGA
- the mutM gene encoding bifunctional DNA-formamidopyrimidine glycosylase/DNA-(apurinic or apyrimidinic site) lyase: MPELPEVEVVRRGLETWAAGRPVSGVEVVEPRSTRRHDGGAVAFESQLPGLRLAAPERRGKYLWVPLAAAGSPPDRALVAHLGMSGQLLVNSPGDPDPRHLRIRILLEGEGEGEGEREGEGEGEGEGDGREAALELRFVDQRIFGGLFMDALVPASDRPDQLVPASVAHIARDPLDPYFDPDAVYQRFRRRRTGVKRALLDQGLVSGIGNIYADEALWQARLHYARPTETLNRSESGRLLEAVHAVMVQALAQGGTSFDSLYVNVNGESGYFDRSLNVYGQAGRPCPRCAAEGHQSPIVKDRFMNRSSAYCPRCQPVPRRARW, from the coding sequence GTGCCTGAACTGCCCGAGGTGGAGGTCGTCCGCCGGGGGCTCGAGACCTGGGCCGCCGGACGGCCGGTCTCCGGTGTCGAGGTGGTCGAGCCGCGCTCCACCCGCAGGCACGACGGCGGCGCGGTCGCCTTCGAATCCCAGCTGCCCGGACTGCGGCTGGCGGCACCGGAGCGGCGCGGCAAATACCTGTGGGTTCCGCTGGCGGCCGCCGGCTCGCCGCCTGATCGGGCGCTCGTGGCACATCTGGGCATGAGCGGTCAGCTCCTCGTGAACTCCCCTGGGGACCCGGACCCGAGACACCTGCGCATCCGGATCCTGCTCGAGGGCGAGGGCGAGGGCGAGGGCGAGCGTGAAGGCGAAGGCGAAGGCGAAGGCGAAGGCGACGGCCGCGAGGCCGCACTGGAACTGCGCTTCGTGGATCAGCGCATCTTCGGCGGGCTGTTCATGGATGCCCTGGTGCCGGCGTCGGACCGTCCGGACCAGCTGGTGCCCGCCTCGGTGGCCCATATCGCCCGCGACCCCCTGGACCCCTACTTCGATCCGGACGCCGTGTACCAGCGGTTCCGCCGCCGCAGGACCGGTGTCAAGCGGGCGCTGCTGGACCAGGGCCTGGTCTCCGGTATCGGCAACATCTATGCGGATGAGGCCCTGTGGCAGGCGCGTCTGCACTATGCCCGTCCCACCGAGACCCTGAACCGCAGTGAGTCGGGGCGCCTGTTGGAGGCGGTGCACGCGGTGATGGTGCAGGCCCTCGCCCAGGGTGGTACGAGCTTCGACTCCCTCTACGTCAATGTCAACGGAGAGTCGGGCTACTTCGACCGCTCCCTCAACGTCTACGGCCAGGCCGGCCGGCCCTGCCCGCGCTGTGCGGCCGAGGGGCATCAGAGCCCGATCGTGAAGGATCGGTTCATGAACCGTTCCTCGGCCTACTGTCCGCGGTGCCAGCCGGTGCCGCGCCGCGCCCGTTGGTAG